The Elgaria multicarinata webbii isolate HBS135686 ecotype San Diego chromosome 1, rElgMul1.1.pri, whole genome shotgun sequence genome includes the window taccAACTGGTTggaggtcaggggaaagggggtgtggccatggaaaaagtggtatggtcatctggggaatcccagagggcaggattggGATCCCGAGATGACCTGAGTTTGCCCGCACCTGCTCTTTGTTATTAAAGTGGGTCTATATATTGCAGAAACCATCTTATATAGTATCTTCTGATTACCTTCCTAGGAGCTGCATTTAATTTGTGTTCAAAAAGCTCAAATATATCTGATCATAGTTGGGCAGTCCTTATTAGAGATGGTATATACTGTAGTTAACTTCTTTGGGGATCATTTCATATAATCAAGAAATAAACGTAGTAATTTCTGATGTTTCTTTAACCAAAGGCATCTGTTTAGCCATAATGGTAAGGGAATGCTTTTCCTGCAGGGTTTCATACCAGTAGAATACTATTACCCCACAACTTGAAATGTAAAACTGCTTTGTAACTTCCAAGGGAGAAAATACCTGCAATACCATGCTCCCTTACCACCACTGGCATGTAATAATCTGTGAATTTTTCTAGTTGGTCCTGATTGTTGATTACTACCACGAAGAGTTGTGCTGTTTGGTCATGAAAACACTATGTTCAAGTATTAGGTGATGTTGGTCATAGAACACTTGAAAATAACATCTCAGTATTTGCATGCCCTTTACTCAAGTTATAAACGTGTGTTACCTCATTGCCCTTCGTCCACTGTGCACCATGCTCTCTGCACTTAGATGTACATGCACATTGCTTCCTTGTATGTATTCCTGGTCTGTTAGTATAAAATCATATTATACCTGCACACAaacaaaagggtgtgtgtgtgtgtgtgtgtgtgtgtgtgtgtgtgtgtgtgtttccttggcATTGCTCTCTTTGCTATGATGATCAAAATCTGAAAAACAAGGGAAACTTTGAACTTTATACTGAATGTCATTAGTTTTTAAAACTCTCAGTTAGCAAAGAATATATGTGCAGAAAAATGTTGCTATGTGGTTTGGGTCCTAATTTGCCCTTGTATGACTGGGAGAGGTCTTTACATTTGCAGAAGGGCCTTTGATCCAGCGGAAGCTCCTGCTAGCAAAAGGTGGGGGAGGCTTTCTTTTTGCAATTGAATCCTGCATCACCTCCCACATTGTTCCAGAGGGTGCACcaccaaccctccagagcaaatttCCAGGAGGTTGTAGGGGGAATTAGTGCAAatggcctccctccccccccccccttctgtcaACAGAAGCATTTGCTCACAGGATCTCAGGATCCAAGCCTGCATGTCAAACAAGACCTGGGGTGTGCGAAGTTGTGAAAGAACTGGCACAAGCTGTTTAGTGGTGAAATGCTACACACGTGCATGATCAGATTGAAAGGTTAAAAAGGGAGAAAAGCCCTGATAAAGGCAGAGGGAGGGAATAATTGTCAGGGTGGTGAAATTGGGTAACATTTGTCAAACCATCTGTTGTTTTTGAGGACTCCTATGGCAAGACAAGTACTTACCTTGTGAAGTACTCTTGTTTTCagcaccactcccctccccactggaaACTGAGCAAATGAGACCAAGATACAGTAAGCAAACACTGGAGTTATACCATCAAAGGAAAGGTGTGCAAATGAGACTTTGGAGTTGATTGTGTGACACTGGGAGGGGGCAGGTGTGTTGTCCCAGATCCAGTAGGTGCCACACCTCCCCCTTTGTGACACCCTTTCCGAGTCAAGAACAAGCGTGCTTAAAAAATCAAGATGAGCAAGAATCATAGGGCAATTAAAGTCAATATTTTACTAACTGTGACATAACCTTTAAGCCCACCtgtcatatatacatacacactcaAACATACATAGAAATATGATTAGTTTCACATGTTGCAGACCCATTGAAGCCCTGTCATCTGACCCCTAGTTCCCTGTAAAGCAGTGCCTTAGGCGATTTTTTTCTCCCACCTTTCAAAAATTGTACCCCTCCTAGAAGTCTGTCACAGGAAGCTGGAAAGTTGAAGTTTGTGTACATTCGGCATGCATAATTTCAGAGGTTTGGATAGCTTCTGAAAAGACTGAATACCAGGAATTTACAGCCTGTAAGCAGTTTAACTCTTGAGGGACATGTTGGAAAAAAGGTCCTGTCAATCTGCTTCTGCAAGGAAGAAATAATTAAAGGCAAACTGCTACTCCATTCCCCAAGCTTCTTGGCCCAGATCCTTGTTTGTGGTGATACTGGCTTGATAACTCCGGCTGTTTTATTTCCTTTGCTGGGAAGTACAAGTTAAGGCAGGCTGTGAAATGTGTTTGTTTGCCATGCACACTTTCTATTAGGGCAATGCCCTGTGTCTTTGAGAATGAGATTTTGTAGATTGTACTTCACACCTTGTGAGATTTCTGATCCTGGGACCTGGATTTATACGAGTGCGCACTTCTGAAAGCCAAACATATACTGTCGTTTGCCAGGGCCCCAAGCAAGTTTCCGGTAATAATTTGGCCGATTGTCTCTGGTGCGCTGTGCAGTTGTGTTTTCTCAACTTAgtagcagtggtggtgggaagctCATTCTAAAAGGCAACAAGTGGTGGTGAAGATGAAACTGTCATGTGGTGCTCAAAGCATATTCTAGCTGTGACAAAGGAACCATTTGTTAGTTTCGCTTGCCTTTCTGGGAGCCCATACCTGTTAGATGTAGCTTTTACTAACAATTTCTGCACTAGTAGCTATTCTTTCTGAATCCTGGTACATGTCTTAGTGCAGTTAGTTGTCATAGTCCTCCAATATTTGAGTGTCTCATTGCAGTAGCACTTGTGACTATCAACGTCAAGGTGTGCGTGTGTGCCTGCACATAGTCTGTAGCTGGCAGCCGAGAAGTAAATCTTTCAGCAATTTGTAGGCTAGAAAAGCTGCTTCCCCGCCCCTCGAGTCCTCACAGTGATGTTTGTTAATCTCACTTGGCACTCAGTATGGGTAAAAGCTGCTTAATGCTCTGAGGATACACTGCAACTGGATTAAATGTAGAAGTGACAGGCTCCCTGTAGTTAAAGGATTCAGATAGAGAGCATATTAATAGCAAGGCTTCTGTATGCTTGCAGAGCTTCATGGAAGTTGCATAGCCCTTTTAGTCAAAAACTTGTCAGTCAGATCTCTCCTGCAGCTACTGTGTTAGAAAAGCAGAAGAATTAGTGGTCTGAACAGTAGAAACCAACGTTAGCATCCACATAACCATGTCTGCTTTCATGCTCTGAACCAAGAAGAGCTTAAGGCACAGCAAGTAGGCCATGTAAATCAGCCCCCACCTAGCCTTTTTCATAAGGATATGGAACCTATGGAAAACTTAGAATGAATTTAGATCTTCACTCACTAGAAGAATCCAGAATACAAGCTAGATAAGGATAAACTCCCTAGGATAAATTGGCAGGGAAAATAAAAAATTTCCCTCTTCTAAAATAAGGCAGAAATCTAGCTGTAAGCTCCTTGTTTCCAAAACAGCTGATACCTGAAACTCAATGAGTGGAATACCTGTCTAATtttccaaaaaaacaaacaaatctggaGACAAATTTGGAGGTCTTGTTCAGACAAAACATCTTTAGAATTTTTGAGGGTTCTTAAAGCAAGAtttagcaaaatgccttgggctgatgtgtgtgcacacagtggtttgcacatagaatcatataatagtagagttggaaggggcctataaggcctttgagtccaaccccctgctaagtgcaggaatccaccttaaagcataccagacagatggctgtccagctgcatcttgaagtcctctagtgtgggagagcccacgacctccctaggtaattggttccattgttgtactgctctaacagtcaggaagtttttcctggtgtctagtcaggaagttttccctgatatcAACTCTTGTCATTTGAGGCTTGCATGTAAACAAGGCAGTGTGTAGAGTGACATGTGAGATGCTGGATGCAGCTCTTTGTTAGGACGGCAGCAAAGACTAAAGAAGTCCAATATGCAGCATGGTAGAATTGTAATCTCTTTTGCTCTAATTGAAAGGTGGTAGGGCATGCAGTCCTCCCAGGACACAGAAAAGTCTAGTTACAACCCTGTTTATGTAGAGAACATGTCAAGAAAGGGCACGAACCCTGTTTAGCATTACCTGTGGTGACATGAGAAAGGGCATACTCACATGAAGTCATCTACCCCATGTTTTTACGCGCATCAGCAAGCTCTAGTTCTGAGTGAGCCAGATGCCCTGCTAATTTTGAAGGAGCTTGGTAGGAACCAAAGTGGGATAACTTAATCTGTGGGGTATGCAGGAAGCACACTCTGGAAGCTAATCTGGGATAAAGAACAGGCTGTGCTTCAAGCAAGCAAAGCAAGGAGTCTGCTCTGCAAGGTTAGACTTGCACCTGCCTTGGGGCATGGCTCAGCTCGCTCACCTTGGGAGCTGTGGTTGAGGCCCCAGCTGGGGGAGAGATGCAAAAAGAACTCCTGGTCTGTAGATGGTGGATGGAGCTATCATGCCTCTTATCAGGGTCAACTGACTATTCTCAAGTCCTTGCTAACTATTCTGTACACAAAGACTTCACTGCTGAATAGAGTAGCCCCACTTTACACATAAAGCACTTTTGCTCTTGCATTAGTTGTTCGTACTGAGGTTGAGTGACTtgttcatggcagaggtggacTGCTGGATTACAGTGGCTTCTAAGGTGGTAGCAGCTAACTTTATTGCCATCATAATGAGTCGAGACTTTCTTGGGATGAAGGTCCCCAATTAGGCCCTAAATACTTCTGCATTCTTGCCAATGAGCTTTTGCAATAGCTAATCAGAGCACCCAAGTGACTGTGTGCATGTCTGCCTCCAGTATTGCTCATCTACTGGTCTGATCACACACACCACCATCTCCTTTCAATCATTTTCTCGTCAGGTCTGCTCAGTCTCTGAAGCCTGTTGTCAGCAAAAGAGATGCATAAAGGAAAGTTCTATCGGTGATTCATCACACTGAGTATAGTCTGACTTGGCACATAGGTGTGTCCCACTAGTCAACGCCTGCTTGCTTCTGTCTACCCTATAAAGAGGACAAAAGCTAGTCACAGTATGTGAGGTCATGACTGACACATAGGCATACACGCCAAATTCTGTGGCAGCAAGGACCAAATTCTGCAAGCAGAATGTATCCTCTTTGCAGAGTTTTGTTCATAGGAGTTCCTTATATACAAAATCTCTAGATTGGGTAGCATTGCACTGGAATGTCCTGGTAGGGACCTGGCTAGAAGCAACCACAGGGTACTGCCATGCCTGATCTGTTTGGCATTTCTGCAACCATTAGCAGCTGCTGGAACTGGTACTGAGCATCTGTCAGGCAATTTAGGTGTAGCCTATATCATAAAACTGACAGATTGTACTTTGAGACAAAGGAGTAGCAAGAAGACTTTCTGATACTTTCTTTAATCTGCTTCCTTCCTCATTAATGTCAGTGGGTTGTAGCCAACATTAGTCTCACTtagatcccattcattttaaGGAATCTATTCTAATAGGagtaacattgaatacaaccaaccaaccaaccaatgcaGCAACCCATTGGGCTGTATGCCAGTGAATTCTAACAGggccccaacttttcctgcatgAGGCGGTCTTGTGTAgtttttcctcccttttcataGCAAGTTCTCATCATTAATAACCAGATCTTTCTATTCAGTCAGTGAATTAAAGTATGTTGCAGTAGGGATACTCCACCTCCTCTAACCAGGGAGGTGAAATTCATGGTCTCAGATACAAACACAGAAGTCTCCAGATTAGCAAAAGGCTTAATAATTCTGGACTTGAGTTGCCTACAGATTTAGGTCGTCATGCGGTTCTTTGTGTTACCCAAGGTGTGCTGAACTCCAGGGGGAAGTTGTCTTATCTCAGAGAAGCAACGCAGCTGCCCCTGGTTCTTTGAAGGTGGAGGGTAAATGGGCTCTGATAAAATCACGGCGCTTGGCATTTGAACCTCAGCAAAGTCACTTTGGCTTTTATGTACTGTAGAGCAGCTTatcttttgctgctgttgctgtgctAATACCATATCTGTGGCTGTATTAGGCTCCAGCATTGAGGtctcttttttaattttcaaagggcagctgctgagtttgctttttaaattgtatgttctTGATGGAGCACTTAATTCAAGTGAGTGAGTATTtattacaaaaaaacccacctttgaTCTTCTGTCAGCAGAATTTTCAGATGGGGAAGCAAACAAATCTATCGTTTCTAATTCCTGTATAGTAGTGGTATTTGAATGAGGAAGCATTAGGGAAGCAAACAATGCCACTTTAAGTATGGCTGGTTTGGGGCATCATTACTATGAGGGGAGATGGGCCAGATGCTCACTCTGCCCCCTAACCGAATACAGCAATATGGAAGATGGTTGCAAGACCTTTAAAATAGAGCTGTTACTGTCAGGTTCTCGCCTGAAGTGTTGCCTGCCTCTTCAAAAGCTGACACTAGGAGATGATTACAGTCCCTCTTCAACCTCATCTGCGATAGCAAGCAAATATTATTTTGCCCCCTAGCAGGTGGCACAGGAGGGTGAAAACCCAAGAAAAGCCACACTGcttgggtcagaccaaaggcccctttagcccagcattctgttcccacgagGTGCCAATTGGTTGCCCATGAGAAGCCCACacacaggacatgaatgcaatagcacccaaAGGGCCTCAGGTGGAAGATCAGGGTAGTAAATGAAATAGCTGCATCCTCACCTATTGTCTCTGAGCTTTTAAAGAGGCAGACATGATTTCCAGATGCTGTCCTATAAACCTTCTTCTCTTAAACTTGATTATCAAGGGTGTTTGTGTGCAGCCGGTATGGTACAACATGTACAGACAGTTAGATGTTCTGCTGGTGCTACTGCTTCACCTCCGTTGGCACCAGTGTTGCTGCTTTCCAGTGGTAAATCTTATAGTATCTCCTCCTTTCTGCAGGAGGCTTATATGCAAGTGGTAAAGAAAGAAACATCAGTGGCATTTGCTCTTGTTCTTCTAAATCAGGCTGCAGTCTTGGAACTCTGCCTGTATCTGGAGCAACCTGTCTGCCCTCTAGTCTATCAAAACTGTTCCTTTCTCATTGTGTTTCTCCTTTCTTAGGTGAGAGAAACTGAGACCATGGGACCACAAATATACCCTGAAGAATTTCCTTCAGGAGATTTGCCAGATGATGAGGACTCAAGACCTGACTTTATAATCGAAGAAGATAGCTTCTCGGGTTCAGGAGATGAAGAAGGTATATTTTGCTCTGAGCTGTCCCTAGGTCAAAGCCAAACAGCCATTTGCATGTATGAATCTGCAGTGTTGTTGCTTGGGCTGGTCATAGACCAAAGCTGATCAATCTGAGTTCACATCTCTAATAGGTGAAGACTGGAGGTGTTCCTTGGGTTTGTGCCTGGAATTGTATGTGTGCAAAATCATCCCTAAGCCAGGGGTACATAGATTAGGAAGTTATTGCTGTTTCACCTAAAAAATCTAAATGCCTGTCCCTATTGTCTGGTTCACATGTCTGGCTTCAAGTGCCTTTCACACAAGCCCAACAATGAGAGAGGGGGTGTCCTATATTGTCTGAAACAACCTGTTGTAAAAATTCATCTCCTAACTAATCTGCAGCAGCTGTTCCCTGACTAGAGGAAATTGCTACCTTGTGATTATGTTGGACACCCCCATTAAACTATATTTGGGGCAAACTTTTTATCTGACATCCCACGCTAATGTCAGCATGTGCTGACAttgctgttctccccccccccttttattcttCTCTCTTTAACTTCTGCCCTTGACTGTAGGATGGTCCATTCTGTTCTCTTCGCTTTTCCAAAACTCTCAGCACAAGCTCCCTCCAACAACTTGTTGCCCTCATGCACATTGTGTTCTCAAGGAAAAACAAACTCCGAAACTAGCACACAACAAGTTGAGGCAGATCTGGTGGTTTACATGAGCCAATTATCCTCAAGGAATGGGTGTTTGCAAAAAGGGCAGCTCCTCTTAAAAGCAAGTCAGACTGCACGCTGTGTGGACTTGCAACGCACGGAGTGCAAAATCCACTAGGTCAGAGAAGTAGGGGTGGGTAGAGATGTGAATGAGAGGTGTGTGCGAGAGGAACGATACGCTGTGTAATGCAAGCTAGCCAAAATCACTTAGCTGCTGCAGTTTGTAAATCTTCATTTTGATGAGTGATTAAAATACCCTCTTTCTATGCCATGCAGACTATACAGACACTGAGTATGACTTGGCTTCAACTCCTGACAGTTCTTTGGTATGTATTTAAAGGCTTTCCCCATGTCCTTGGTTATTTTAATGCAGCGGTGGgtagcttgtggccctccagatgttttggcctacaactcatatTAGCCCTAGCAAGCATAGCGAGTGGTGAGAGATTATGGGATATGTAgatcacaacatctggagggccacacattgcccaccttCATTTTAATTaggtgttttactgttttattgtctataaataaaatcaatttcaTGCTTTGCTGATATAACCATACAGTTGGCGATGTGCCATTGTAGATTTACTACCTGCATACGCatatttagatagatagatagatagatagatagatagatagatagatatgaaaaTACATATATCTAACTTTCTGGAAAAGGGGCAGATGCTCTCTCTAGTAACTTTCAGGATTAGGAATGAGAAGTGGCAATAGGTTTAAGTATTGTGTACATCTGCATAGTCTTAACACCAGCATGCTAAAGATGTCTgggtatctttcttttttttaaggtattTTATACAAGGTAAATAGTGAACAGAAATGACATATACTGCGGTAACGAACAGCACACTGAAACACTTCAGTGCTATCCATTTCTAGCATGCTATGTGATGCAATATGGCAGGGATGCCCCTGCCATATAAACCCCATGTGCTGCTTGCCTATTCATTCTAGCATAGAACTGTTCTTCAAGCTCTGCTCCAGTAGGTCAGATAaactgcctccagatgtgttgtcccATAGATATGATCACGGGGAGCTAATGGGAAAGAGACCGGCACCTTAATTGGACTCAACAGCTCTGCTTTCTTTTCATGATGAAGTATTGCTCTCAATTGTGTACTAAAGCTGTGACTCACCTTTCCCCTTTATTCAGAACTCTGTGGACAACTTTATCCCTGATTCCAAAAAAGAGACCCTGGATAGAAGTGAACCAGCTGTGATAGAAAATGAGATTATCATTCCCAACAAAGCCGAACACCCTGAAGAAGACCTGTCCAACAAGATCTCAATggctagcacagccaatggcaGCATCTTTGAGAGAACAGAAGTTCTTGCAGGTAACCACCCTTTTGATGAAGGATATGCGTGCCACTCCCTAAAATGGGAATTGGTCATGCTATCTGAAGAGAGGCCTATTATCAGGAATACAAAGAACTGACATGGGACAAAGATTACTATTGCATAAACTAGAGGAAAACAAAAGATGCAGGAGTGGTGGGGAGATGATAACTCTTTAATAAGAGATAGAGATGTTAAAACAGCATGGCTAAACTTGTAAACAATGGCCGTGTATAGGGGTAACCATCATATTTACGAAGTCCTGAATACGTACCATGTGAATGTACTCTACTGTAGCTAACAGTTCTGAGGAACTAGATTTCATGTATTGTCATTGCTGCCTAAAACATAAAGGACATGTTCAGTTACTTAAATGTACATTTAATGTGCTCACCTGCTCTCTTGTTGGAAACTGGTTTACAGTCGATCACCTCGAGAGCTTGGTTGAGTGCGCTAAAATTCTGGATTCGTTTGTACAGCCCTGGTTCTTCAGGCTACCTCAAGATTCATAATGATTCACACGTCACTGAGTTTATGAAACTACTCTGGAATAAGATCAACTCTCTGGGCTTATGCCCCGAGTCTCTATTAATGATGGGAGCAAAACAGGCCAAAACCCTTTTTGTCTCAAAGGGTAATAGACTGTAACCTACAAGTTTTAAGATCTGCAGTGGATAGAACTTGCTTTCCTCTGTTCTTCAGGCAGAGGTTACAGAATGGCAGAAGCGAAATATCTTTCAATGCTTAACATCCCTAAATATCAGCATGCactaactctggcaagatttaatgtcctgctATCTGCTCTGTTacaggggaggtttcagaaaatcagTTTTCCTGATTGCTTATGCCCATGTGGAAACAATGAAATTGAATCAGTTATCCACATTCTACTttgctgctcttttttttttttatagagatTAGAGCGAAATTGTTGCTTGACACcagattagaaattaatgcacttc containing:
- the SDC4 gene encoding syndecan-4; its protein translation is MQPSRPAGLCAALLLLLVAAAAAESVRETETMGPQIYPEEFPSGDLPDDEDSRPDFIIEEDSFSGSGDEEDYTDTEYDLASTPDSSLNSVDNFIPDSKKETLDRSEPAVIENEIIIPNKAEHPEEDLSNKISMASTANGSIFERTEVLAALIAGGAVGLLFAVFLILLLVYRMKKKDEGSYDLGKKPIYKKAPTNEFYA